One stretch of Arachis hypogaea cultivar Tifrunner chromosome 20, arahy.Tifrunner.gnm2.J5K5, whole genome shotgun sequence DNA includes these proteins:
- the LOC112784614 gene encoding blue copper protein 1a-like yields MASSSARLALIAVSMVLLWSVCIATDYVVGDDKGWSPYFNYTQWAHDKDFHVGDRLVFKYDKQKHNVFKVNGTLFNSCTAPNDTEPFSSGHDFISLETEGRKWYICGKSDHCVNRQMKLLIYVGSAAPAPAPTSGAPHSLPSSSSFYIAATLAIAAILFF; encoded by the exons atGGCGTCATCATCAGCTCGCTTAGCCTTGATTGCTGTTTCCATGGTTTTGCTTTGGTCGGTCTGTATAGCAACTGATTACGTCGTGGGTGATGACAAGGGCTGGTCTCCTTATTTCAATTACACACAGTGGGCACATGATAAAGATTTCCACGTCGGTGACCGCCTCG TGTTCAAATACGACAAGCAGAAGCACAATGTGTTCAAAGTGAATGGTACACTCTTTAACTCATGCACCGCCCCAAACGACACAGAGCCATTTTCCTCAGGTCATGATTTCATTTCACTGGAAACCGAAGGAAGGAAGTGGTACATCTGTGGAAAGAGCGACCACTGTGTTAACCGTCAGATGAAGCTACTCATCTATGTCGGATCTGCTGCTCCTGCACCTGCtcctacttctggtgctcctcatTCTTTGCCGTCGTCGTCGTCGTTCTACATTGCTGCAACTCTTGCCATTGCTGCCATTTTATTCTTCTGA
- the LOC112786644 gene encoding uncharacterized protein, with protein sequence MATNILTFSNHNLELDSKKIQDSLVGLRQQLNPSSLAGLSQLERQQLRETYKAEYGEDLTSHFQRYYNEEDDGLKSSSMKCSLCALSLWILDPHERDAVVAREALQQDEINFKALVEIFVGRKSSHVLLITQAYHKRFRRLLDQDIINLDPPSPFQKILVALAASHKAHEADVSQHISKCDARRLYETGEGSLGAADEAVVLEILSKRSIPQLKLTFSSYKRIYGHDYTKAIKRGEYGQFGEALTVVVKCIYNPACYYAKLLHRSMKGGRRGIETLARTLISRVEVDMDDINNVFKEKYGKDLTHFLHEAIPSGHYRDFLVTLATRCNNNNNNNNNNNKIASS encoded by the exons ATGGCTACCAACATTCTAACCTTCTCAAACCACAATTTGGAGCTTGATTCCAAGAAGATTCAAGACTCTTTGGTGGGTTTGAGGCAACAACTGAATCCATCTTCTCTTGCTGGATTAAGCCAACTTGAAAGGCAACAACTAAGGGAAACCTACAAAGCAGAGTATGGTGAAGACTTAACAAGTCACTTCCAAAGATATTATAATGAAGAAGATGATGGGTTGAAATCATCATCAATGAAATGTTCTTTGTGTGCTTTGTCCTTGTGGATTCTTGACCCACATGAAAGAGATGCAGTTGTAGCCAGAGAAGCTCTTCAACAAGATGAGATCAATTTCAAGGCTCTTGTGGAAATTTTTGTGGGCAGAAAATCAAGTCATGTTCTCCTCATCACACAAGCATATCACAAAAGGTTTAGAAGGCTTTTGGATCAAGACATTATCAATTTGGACCCTCCAAGTCCATTTCAAAAG ATTCTGGTGGCATTAGCTGCATCACACAAAGCACATGAAGCAGATGTGAGCCAACATATATCTAAGTGCGATGCAAGGAGGCTTTATGAAACTGGTGAGGGAAGCTTAGGAGCTGCAGATGAAGCTGTTGTTCTTGAAATCCTGAGCAAGAGAAGCATTCCCCAATTGAAGCTAACATTTTCCAGTTACAAACGCATTTATGGCCATGACTACACAAAA GCCATCAAGAGGGGAGAGTATGGGCAATTTGGTGAAGCTCTAACTGTGGTTGTTAAATGTATTTATAATCCAGCATGCTATTATGCAAAG TTACTGCATAGAAGCATGAAAGGGGGAAGAAGAGGCATAGAAACATTGGCACGAACATTGATAAGTAGGGTTGAGGTGGACATGGATGACATCAACAACGTTTTCAAGGAAAAGTACGGCAAGGACCTTACTCATTTTCTTCATGAAGCCATTCCATCTGGTCACTACAGAGATTTTCTAGTTACCTTGGCCACcagatgtaataataataataataataataataataataataaaattgctTCTtcttaa